The following proteins are encoded in a genomic region of Marasmius oreades isolate 03SP1 chromosome 10, whole genome shotgun sequence:
- a CDS encoding uncharacterized protein (CAZy:GH3): MPPSDFANANIDEIVAQLTTEEAIQLIAGVGFWHTYAVPRLGVPSIKVSDGPNGVRGNNFFMGTPAKALPSSTALGATFDTELIKTVGLKLLASEAKLRAASVLLAPTCNIQRNPRGGRAFESFSEDPHHSGMIAASYVKGVQSGGIATTIKHFVGNDKENDRMAYDSIISSRALREIYLMPFMLAQKYAQPWSYMTAYNRVNGTHLSENPDILTGILREDWGFDGLIMSDWFGVYSVDHSINAGLDLEMPGTNKWRSLDLVTRSIGSRKIARGTVLERARKVLELVQRCCKEGGEILDGDGVERTHEGPEDTALLRSVAAESIVLLKNDNGILPFKSTSFQKKKVAIVGGNAKQVVLSGGGSAALKPSYFVSPYDGIVNALKELGEDVEVTYSEGATTYQQTPTLDYEILTTDGRRGWLGTWHSHKSDGSMEVDKPIKEDQYIDETRCFFSAEYPKGLTRRWTLKLKGYLKASAEDEMWEFGLTSAGRAKLYIDSEVVIDNWTTQRRGDAFFGSGSEEERGRFLKKKGVKHEVSVEFCNVRAPAPESGDLDELVMDSNPAVRLGGTPVSSPEELISSAVHLAKEADLVIAVVGINADWETEGYDRSTLKLPGLSDELIDKVAEVNKNVIVVTQAGSPVLMPWAYKVPAIVHAWYLGNATGDAIADVLFGKVNPSAKLSLTFPKREEDVPSFGHFEASEGGKVWYAEDLYVGYKHYHHRKIEPLFAYGFVNTLLSRSLPIQIFTLPTDMVYHTPPSLSRIFNYRSLPSTETPRTSLSLPPSA, from the exons ATGCCTCCGTCTGACTTTGCAAACGCCAACATTGATGAGATCGTAGCACAGCTGACCACCGAAGAAGCTATTCAGTTAATCGCGGGTGTAGGCTTCTGGCACACTTATGCTGTTCCGAGGTTGGGTGTTCCTTCTATCAAG GTTAGTGACGGACCCAACGGTGTACGAGGAAACAATTTCTTCATGGGGACACCAGCGAAAGCACTTCCTTCGTCGACAGCTTTGGGAGCTACGTTCGATACTGAGTTGATTAAAACTGTTGGGCTTAAGCTGCTTGCGAGTGAAGCAAAGTTGAGGGCCGCTTCTGTTCTGCTGGCGCCGACGTGTAATATACAGAGG AACCCTCGTGGTGGCCGA GCATTCGAAAGTTTCTCGGAAGATCCGCACCACAGCGGTATGATCGCCGCTTCGTACGTCAAAGGTGTACAATCAGGAGGGATCGCTACGACTATCAAGCATTTCGT TGGCAACGACAAGGAAAACGACCGAATGGCGTACGATTCTATCATCAGCAGTCGTGCGCTTCGTGAGATATACCTTATGCCCTTTATGCTGGCGCAAAAGTATGCGCAGCCTTGGAGTTATATGACTGC ATACAACCGTGTCAACGGGACACACCTCTCTGAGAACCCTGACATTCTCACAGGGATCCTGCGTGAAGACTGGGGTTTTGATGGGTTG ATAATGTCAGACTGGTTCGGTGTATACTCCGTTGACCATTCTATCAATGCCGGACTTGATTTGGAAATGCCCGGAACGAACAAATGGCGAAGCCTTGATCTCGTCACTCGAAGTATTGGTAGTCGAAAGATTGCTAGGGGTACCGTGCTTGAGAGGGCTAGGAAAGTGCTGGAGCTTGTGCAGAGGTGTTGTAAGGAAGGGGGTGAG ATTTTGGACGGAGACGGTGTCGAACGAACACACGAAGGACCTGAAGATACTGCTCTCCTTCGAAGTGTTGCAGCCGAATCCATTGTTCTGTTGAAGAACGACAATGGTATTCTTCCGTTCAAATCTACATCGttccagaagaagaaggttgCGATCGTTGGAGGAAACGCTAAACAGGTCGTTCTCTCAGGAGGAGGCTCTGCAGCACTCAAACCTTCGTACTTTGTATCGCCTTATGATGGGATTGTCAATGCGTTAAAGGAACTTGGAGAAGACGTGGAAGTTACGTATAGTGAGGGCGCTACGA CATACCAACAAACCCCAACGCTCGACTACGAAATTTTGACTACCGATGGGCGTCGTGGTTGGCTCGGAACTTGGCACTCACACAAGTCAGATGGGTCTATGGAAGTGGATAAGCCTATCAAGGAAGACCAATACATCGACGAAACGAGGTGTTTCTTCAGTGCTGAGTATCCAAAGGGCTTAACCCGTCGGTGGACGCTCAAGTTGAAGGGATACCTGAAGGCGAGTGCAGAGGACGAGATGTGGGAGTTCGGGCTAACTAGTGCTGGGAGGGCGAAG CTTTACATCGATTCAGAAGTTGTCATTGACAACTGGACGACTCAACGCCGAGGCGACGCCTTTTTCGGAAGTGGTAGCGAGGAAGAACGAGGAAGgttcttgaagaagaagggtgTGAAGCATGAAGTGTCTGTAGAATTCTGTAATGTTCGCGCTCCGGCTCCAGAGAGTGGAGATCTGGACGAACTCGTCATGGACTC TAACCCGGCCGTCCGTCTTGGAGGCACCCCAGTGTCTTCCCCGGAAGAACTCATATCTTCTGCTGTTCACCTCGCGAAGGAGGCGGATCTCGTCATCGCTGTCGTTGGTATTAACGCAGATTGGGAAACAGAGGGTTACGATCGTAGCACTCTCAAACTTCCCGGTCTATCCGATGAGCTGATAGACAAGGTTGCTGAGGTCAATAAGAATGTTATTGTCGTCACTCAGGCT GGCTCCCCAGTCCTTATGCCTTGGGCCTATAAAGTCCCTGCGATCGTGCACGCGTGGTACTTGGGTAACGCAACTGGGGATGCTATTGCCGACGTCCTATTTGGGAAAGTGAACCCTAGTGCGAAGCTATCGTTGACATTCCCGAAGAGGGAGGAGGATGTCCCTAGTTTCGGGCACTTCGAAGCAAGTGAGGGAGGGAAGGTTTGGTATGCGGAAGATTTGTATGTG GGATACAAACACTATCATCATAGAAAGATCGAACCTTTGTTCGCATATGGGTTCGTTAACACTCTACTTTCACGGTCCCTCCCGATACAAATATTCACACTACCAACAGATATGGTCTATCATACACCACCTTCTCTCTCGCGGATCTTCAACTATCGAAGCCTACCATCAACAGAAACtccaagaacttctctctcaCTGCCTCCCTCAGCGTGA
- a CDS encoding uncharacterized protein (CAZy:GH3), which yields MPPSDFANANIDEIVAQLTTEEAIQLIAGVGFWHTYAVPRLGVPSIKVSDGPNGVRGNNFFMGTPAKALPSSTALGATFDTELIKTVGLKLLASEAKLRAASVLLAPTCNIQRNPRGGRAFESFSEDPHHSGMIAASYVKGVQSGGIATTIKHFVGNDKENDRMAYDSIISSRALREIYLMPFMLAQKYAQPWSYMTAYNRVNGTHLSENPDILTGILREDWGFDGLIMSDWFGVYSVDHSINAGLDLEMPGTNKWRSLDLVTRSIGSRKIARGTVLERARKVLELVQRCCKEGGEILDGDGVERTHEGPEDTALLRSVAAESIVLLKNDNGILPFKSTSFQKKKVAIVGGNAKQVVLSGGGSAALKPSYFVSPYDGIVNALKELGEDVEVTYSEGATTYQQTPTLDYEILTTDGRRGWLGTWHSHKSDGSMEVDKPIKEDQYIDETRCFFSAEYPKGLTRRWTLKLKGYLKASAEDEMWEFGLTSAGRAKLYIDSEVVIDNWTTQRRGDAFFGSGSEEERGRFLKKKGVKHEVSVEFCNVRAPAPESGDLDELVMDSNPAVRLGGTPVSSPEELISSAVHLAKEADLVIAVVGINADWETEGYDRSTLKLPGLSDELIDKVAEVNKNVIVVTQAGSPVLMPWAYKVPAIVHAWYLGNATGDAIADVLFGKVNPSAKLSLTFPKREEDVPSFGHFEASEGGKVWYAEDLYVGYKHYHHRKIEPLFAYGYGLSYTTFSLADLQLSKPTINRNSKNFSLTASLSVTNTGSITGSEVVQLYVALPQPGSKNTNNAEFPHPLLQLRSFAKVKDLEPGKTRKVEVTLDKNAVSYWDDNLPRFKKAKGRYDYGGVWAVAEGEYKVWVGTSSRLEDLALEGSFVVDKGQGFEWNGL from the exons ATGCCTCCGTCTGACTTTGCAAACGCCAACATTGATGAGATCGTAGCACAGCTGACCACCGAAGAAGCTATTCAGTTAATCGCGGGTGTAGGCTTCTGGCACACTTATGCTGTTCCGAGGTTGGGTGTTCCTTCTATCAAG GTTAGTGACGGACCCAACGGTGTACGAGGAAACAATTTCTTCATGGGGACACCAGCGAAAGCACTTCCTTCGTCGACAGCTTTGGGAGCTACGTTCGATACTGAGTTGATTAAAACTGTTGGGCTTAAGCTGCTTGCGAGTGAAGCAAAGTTGAGGGCCGCTTCTGTTCTGCTGGCGCCGACGTGTAATATACAGAGG AACCCTCGTGGTGGCCGA GCATTCGAAAGTTTCTCGGAAGATCCGCACCACAGCGGTATGATCGCCGCTTCGTACGTCAAAGGTGTACAATCAGGAGGGATCGCTACGACTATCAAGCATTTCGT TGGCAACGACAAGGAAAACGACCGAATGGCGTACGATTCTATCATCAGCAGTCGTGCGCTTCGTGAGATATACCTTATGCCCTTTATGCTGGCGCAAAAGTATGCGCAGCCTTGGAGTTATATGACTGC ATACAACCGTGTCAACGGGACACACCTCTCTGAGAACCCTGACATTCTCACAGGGATCCTGCGTGAAGACTGGGGTTTTGATGGGTTG ATAATGTCAGACTGGTTCGGTGTATACTCCGTTGACCATTCTATCAATGCCGGACTTGATTTGGAAATGCCCGGAACGAACAAATGGCGAAGCCTTGATCTCGTCACTCGAAGTATTGGTAGTCGAAAGATTGCTAGGGGTACCGTGCTTGAGAGGGCTAGGAAAGTGCTGGAGCTTGTGCAGAGGTGTTGTAAGGAAGGGGGTGAG ATTTTGGACGGAGACGGTGTCGAACGAACACACGAAGGACCTGAAGATACTGCTCTCCTTCGAAGTGTTGCAGCCGAATCCATTGTTCTGTTGAAGAACGACAATGGTATTCTTCCGTTCAAATCTACATCGttccagaagaagaaggttgCGATCGTTGGAGGAAACGCTAAACAGGTCGTTCTCTCAGGAGGAGGCTCTGCAGCACTCAAACCTTCGTACTTTGTATCGCCTTATGATGGGATTGTCAATGCGTTAAAGGAACTTGGAGAAGACGTGGAAGTTACGTATAGTGAGGGCGCTACGA CATACCAACAAACCCCAACGCTCGACTACGAAATTTTGACTACCGATGGGCGTCGTGGTTGGCTCGGAACTTGGCACTCACACAAGTCAGATGGGTCTATGGAAGTGGATAAGCCTATCAAGGAAGACCAATACATCGACGAAACGAGGTGTTTCTTCAGTGCTGAGTATCCAAAGGGCTTAACCCGTCGGTGGACGCTCAAGTTGAAGGGATACCTGAAGGCGAGTGCAGAGGACGAGATGTGGGAGTTCGGGCTAACTAGTGCTGGGAGGGCGAAG CTTTACATCGATTCAGAAGTTGTCATTGACAACTGGACGACTCAACGCCGAGGCGACGCCTTTTTCGGAAGTGGTAGCGAGGAAGAACGAGGAAGgttcttgaagaagaagggtgTGAAGCATGAAGTGTCTGTAGAATTCTGTAATGTTCGCGCTCCGGCTCCAGAGAGTGGAGATCTGGACGAACTCGTCATGGACTC TAACCCGGCCGTCCGTCTTGGAGGCACCCCAGTGTCTTCCCCGGAAGAACTCATATCTTCTGCTGTTCACCTCGCGAAGGAGGCGGATCTCGTCATCGCTGTCGTTGGTATTAACGCAGATTGGGAAACAGAGGGTTACGATCGTAGCACTCTCAAACTTCCCGGTCTATCCGATGAGCTGATAGACAAGGTTGCTGAGGTCAATAAGAATGTTATTGTCGTCACTCAGGCT GGCTCCCCAGTCCTTATGCCTTGGGCCTATAAAGTCCCTGCGATCGTGCACGCGTGGTACTTGGGTAACGCAACTGGGGATGCTATTGCCGACGTCCTATTTGGGAAAGTGAACCCTAGTGCGAAGCTATCGTTGACATTCCCGAAGAGGGAGGAGGATGTCCCTAGTTTCGGGCACTTCGAAGCAAGTGAGGGAGGGAAGGTTTGGTATGCGGAAGATTTGTATGTG GGATACAAACACTATCATCATAGAAAGATCGAACCTTTGTTCGCATATGG ATATGGTCTATCATACACCACCTTCTCTCTCGCGGATCTTCAACTATCGAAGCCTACCATCAACAGAAACtccaagaacttctctctcaCTGCCTCCCTCAGCGTGACCAACACCGGATCCATCACAGGTTCCGAAGTCGTGCAACTCTACGTCGCGTTACCGCAACCCGGTTCAAAAAACACCAACAACGCCGAGTTCCCTCATCCGTTGTTACAGCTCCGCTCGTTTGCTAAAGTGAAGGATCTTGAACCGGGTAAGACTAGGAAGGTTGAGGTGACGTTGGATAAGAACGCTGTCTCGTACTGGGATGATAATTTACCGAGATTTAAAAAGGCGAAAGGGCGGTACGATTATGGGGGAGTCTGGGCTGTTGCGGAGGGGGAGTATAAGGTTTGGGTTGGGACGAGTAGTCGTTTGGAGGATTTAGCGCTTGAGGGATCGTTTGTAGTCGATAAAGGACAAGGGTTTGAGTGGAATGGGCTGTGA